Proteins from a genomic interval of Actinomycetota bacterium:
- a CDS encoding UDP-glucose/GDP-mannose dehydrogenase family protein: protein MRVSIIGTGHVGLTTAACLAHVGHEVLGVDDDAEKVATIGRGDIPFHEPGLSDLVREGLDTGRLRVSTDLAEGARHAEVSFVCVGTPTKPNGEANLIQVERVATIMARNLSGYTVVAEKSTVPVETGHWVRRTMEVEAPAGAEFDVASTPEFLREGRAVQDTLEPDRIVIGASSERAVERLREVYRPIVDRTGCPVVVTDLATAELIKHSSNAFLATKISFANSIAEICERTGADVEVVAQAMGLDPRIGSAFLRAGIGYGGSCFPKDVRAYRYRAEQLGVDFEVLAAVERVNEARIPSFIEKIRSVLWNLQGKRVAVWGLAFKPETDDLRDAPAIQVIERLQAEGAHVVAHDPVALPAAKHLLPDVAFSEDAYEAAREAHCVAICTEWPEYASADLEKLRGLMARPVIVDGRNLLHPDAAAAAGFVYASVGRPTVGAEGR from the coding sequence ATGCGGGTCTCGATCATTGGAACCGGGCACGTCGGGCTGACCACGGCCGCCTGCCTCGCGCACGTCGGGCATGAGGTCCTGGGCGTGGACGACGACGCCGAGAAGGTGGCCACCATCGGCCGCGGCGACATCCCCTTCCACGAGCCGGGCCTGAGCGACCTGGTCCGGGAGGGGCTCGACACCGGCCGGCTGAGGGTCTCGACCGACCTCGCCGAGGGCGCCCGGCACGCCGAGGTGTCCTTCGTCTGCGTGGGGACGCCCACCAAGCCCAACGGCGAGGCCAACCTGATCCAGGTGGAGCGGGTGGCCACCATCATGGCCCGCAACCTGAGCGGCTACACCGTGGTGGCGGAGAAGTCGACGGTGCCCGTGGAGACCGGGCACTGGGTCCGGCGGACCATGGAGGTGGAGGCGCCGGCGGGCGCCGAGTTCGACGTGGCCTCCACGCCGGAGTTCCTCCGCGAGGGCCGCGCGGTCCAGGACACCCTGGAGCCCGACCGCATCGTCATCGGGGCGTCCTCGGAGCGCGCGGTGGAACGCCTCCGTGAGGTGTACCGGCCCATCGTGGACCGCACCGGCTGCCCTGTGGTGGTCACCGACCTGGCCACCGCCGAGCTGATCAAGCACTCGTCGAACGCGTTCCTGGCCACCAAGATCTCCTTCGCGAACTCCATCGCCGAGATCTGCGAGCGCACCGGCGCCGACGTGGAAGTCGTCGCCCAGGCCATGGGCCTGGATCCCCGGATCGGCTCCGCTTTCCTGCGCGCGGGCATCGGGTACGGCGGTTCGTGCTTCCCCAAGGACGTCCGGGCCTACCGGTACCGGGCCGAGCAGCTGGGCGTGGACTTCGAGGTCCTGGCCGCCGTGGAGCGGGTCAACGAGGCCCGCATCCCCTCGTTCATCGAGAAGATCCGCTCGGTCCTGTGGAACCTCCAGGGCAAGCGGGTCGCCGTGTGGGGGCTCGCGTTCAAGCCGGAGACCGACGACCTCCGCGACGCGCCGGCCATCCAGGTCATCGAGCGGCTCCAGGCCGAGGGAGCCCACGTGGTGGCGCACGACCCCGTGGCCCTGCCGGCCGCGAAGCACCTCCTGCCCGATGTGGCGTTCAGCGAGGACGCGTACGAGGCCGCTCGCGAGGCCCACTGCGTGGCCATCTGCACCGAGTGGCCGGAGTACGCGTCGGCAGACCTGGAGAAGCTCCGCGGCCTGATGGCGCGGCCGGTCATCGTGGACGGCCGGAACCTGCTGCATCCCGACGCCGCCGCGGCGGCCGGGTTCGTCTACGCGAGCGTGGGCCGCCCCACCGTGGGCGCCGAGGGCCGGTAG